One Candidatus Babeliales bacterium DNA window includes the following coding sequences:
- a CDS encoding type II secretion system GspH family protein — translation MNKRAGFSLLELLITLGILVVVIGFSLPRFSFFTNIILNHELDRLFMVCSYLQQKAIATHQPQTLSFDIQNNQYSYLHHNKPHTFNLSGSLKFGSLPKTKGPPAWPKNIVKTPVTFQPAQKAVFFPDGKVSPGTVYIVDKGQKIMGALTCAISEVCYIRKYRYNNNQWQLVPTGKKTYHDKVATPRSAQFDNRPGYHVADGAKQ, via the coding sequence GTGAACAAGCGGGCGGGATTTTCCCTACTCGAATTACTAATCACGCTGGGCATTTTGGTAGTGGTTATTGGTTTTTCGCTACCCCGCTTTTCATTTTTTACCAACATAATTTTGAATCACGAACTTGACCGACTGTTTATGGTTTGCTCATACCTGCAACAAAAAGCTATTGCTACTCACCAACCACAAACATTATCTTTTGATATTCAAAACAATCAGTACAGCTACCTGCACCACAACAAACCGCACACATTTAATTTGTCTGGTTCACTCAAATTTGGCTCACTGCCCAAAACCAAGGGCCCACCAGCATGGCCAAAAAATATTGTAAAAACGCCGGTAACGTTTCAGCCTGCACAAAAGGCAGTCTTCTTTCCTGACGGCAAAGTAAGCCCAGGAACCGTTTATATTGTTGATAAAGGCCAAAAAATAATGGGCGCTTTAACCTGTGCAATCTCTGAGGTATGCTACATAAGAAAGTATCGTTACAACAACAATCAATGGCAGCTGGTGCCAACAGGCAAAAAAACTTACCATGATAAAGTGGCTACGCCGCGCAGCGCTCAGTTTGATAACCGGCCTGGTTATCACGTTGCTGATGGTGCAAAACAGTAA
- a CDS encoding translocation/assembly module TamB, protein MIKWLRRAALSLITGLVITLLMVQNSKNINQLFLAKLTEFLQKEWHATIVINSSSFNFFTSSIVLNQGSITSTKHTDCRWGFEKGKIYISPFELLLHKKICLYLTFYNVSGSTGFTGNSPDILDHLNNIFETKSDDLKVSPRAITLHHLVIDTALGGIPLHAEIEGTFELKKSKLANKESKWDGQLTTQAGSVTVNNKQLIKSIKGTSTFGKHKRDALWTINAQHHIETHLDEHTHDVHGTCSCDKQEITVVSEQQKLAVKLNHTAEKFLITGNLPLALTQRCATFFANDTLPAPTETVQGLCTLDLTVDYTHHATGSITAKNIQYKDFIVEQCACTNIELNEKNLSTNVHIHVSPTIGLDGTIAWDLQRKIGSLACSNKQQLQISSSPGQLEAGWVISPGSCTLEATITMPFSCTGTYICTLHHELVDQLLSLCGTWQMDNQELNIEGTANNDSYVIQARSTPKPHISNIVYKKNNTTPVVSMHTQPESMVLAGSIYYPFIQSLLSQQCKRLILGSKNFLQVSVNQKNLEEITGSVSLETGKFYIPESRNLIEKLASNFAIYPHSKKIVLSDNVLGFCKGSISCPQATLTFNDNYHLNFVHAPIQIDNLFVNWKKDFYGFIDSSLLLLKFPGSPAHASGNIVLKKSLLKNNIFSEETNTRFFLPANPLAQHNQTIDVDLRIGNEIPVKIVTPSLETTAHLDLHVQYQQQNVAHLPHVNGSITLDNGFIKFLRNKLFIEYGKIQFVTAHANDPLIDLVAKNRINKYMINLQVTGSLQKPNIVLESAPVLTEEQILGLLLAGSENATLQADLPSMIMQNLHNIVLGSKAVMPKATSFFEKVARPFKYVQISPNFTDQTGRGGIRGTISIDLNKQIHAQLQKNFNLQDDFAFQVEYFLSDDVNLKVVKDQRGDLGSEVEVRFKF, encoded by the coding sequence ATGATAAAGTGGCTACGCCGCGCAGCGCTCAGTTTGATAACCGGCCTGGTTATCACGTTGCTGATGGTGCAAAACAGTAAAAATATTAACCAACTCTTTCTTGCAAAGCTTACCGAGTTTTTGCAAAAAGAATGGCATGCAACTATTGTTATCAATTCCAGCTCGTTTAATTTTTTTACCAGCTCAATTGTTTTAAACCAAGGTTCTATAACTTCAACCAAACATACCGACTGTCGCTGGGGTTTTGAAAAAGGGAAAATTTATATCAGTCCATTCGAGCTTTTGTTGCACAAAAAAATCTGCTTGTACTTAACGTTTTATAATGTTTCAGGCAGCACTGGCTTTACCGGCAACTCTCCAGACATACTTGATCATCTCAATAATATTTTTGAAACAAAATCTGACGATCTTAAAGTGAGCCCACGCGCTATCACGCTCCATCACCTCGTTATTGACACTGCTCTGGGAGGCATACCGCTCCACGCAGAAATTGAGGGTACGTTTGAACTAAAAAAAAGCAAACTTGCCAACAAAGAAAGCAAATGGGACGGACAACTGACTACACAAGCAGGTAGCGTTACGGTCAACAACAAACAGCTAATAAAAAGCATCAAAGGGACATCAACGTTTGGCAAGCACAAGCGCGATGCGCTCTGGACAATTAATGCCCAACACCACATTGAAACACATTTAGACGAACATACGCACGACGTACACGGCACCTGCTCATGCGACAAACAAGAGATAACAGTTGTCAGCGAGCAACAAAAACTTGCTGTCAAACTAAACCACACAGCAGAAAAATTTTTAATTACGGGTAACCTGCCACTTGCATTGACCCAGCGCTGCGCCACTTTTTTTGCCAATGATACGTTACCAGCACCAACTGAAACAGTACAAGGCCTATGCACACTGGACCTGACAGTTGACTACACACACCACGCAACCGGTAGCATTACGGCAAAAAATATTCAGTACAAAGATTTTATTGTTGAGCAATGCGCATGCACTAACATAGAGCTCAACGAAAAAAATCTATCAACCAATGTACACATTCACGTATCGCCAACTATTGGACTTGATGGCACTATTGCGTGGGACCTACAACGCAAGATAGGCTCACTGGCCTGCTCAAACAAGCAACAACTACAAATTTCTTCATCACCTGGCCAACTAGAAGCTGGCTGGGTTATAAGCCCTGGCAGCTGCACACTTGAAGCAACCATTACCATGCCCTTTTCGTGCACCGGCACCTACATCTGCACACTGCATCACGAGCTAGTTGACCAATTATTATCACTATGCGGTACCTGGCAGATGGACAACCAAGAACTGAATATTGAAGGCACAGCCAACAATGATTCATATGTAATTCAAGCCCGCAGTACACCAAAGCCACACATTTCAAACATTGTTTACAAAAAAAATAATACCACCCCAGTTGTCAGCATGCATACTCAGCCCGAAAGTATGGTTTTGGCTGGCAGTATTTACTATCCATTTATTCAATCACTGCTCAGTCAACAATGCAAACGGCTTATTTTAGGAAGCAAAAACTTTTTACAGGTGAGCGTTAACCAAAAAAATTTAGAAGAAATTACCGGCTCGGTCAGCCTTGAAACAGGGAAATTTTATATTCCAGAAAGCAGAAATCTTATTGAAAAACTTGCCAGCAACTTTGCCATTTACCCACACAGCAAAAAGATTGTGCTCAGCGACAATGTGCTGGGATTTTGCAAAGGAAGCATAAGCTGTCCGCAAGCAACATTAACATTTAATGATAACTACCACCTCAACTTTGTGCACGCACCAATTCAGATCGATAATTTATTTGTGAACTGGAAAAAAGATTTTTATGGATTCATTGACAGCAGCTTGCTGTTACTTAAATTTCCCGGCTCACCTGCCCATGCTTCAGGCAACATTGTTTTAAAAAAATCGTTACTGAAAAATAATATCTTTTCAGAAGAAACCAATACGCGCTTTTTTTTACCGGCCAATCCGCTTGCTCAGCACAATCAAACAATTGATGTAGACCTGCGTATTGGCAACGAAATACCGGTAAAAATTGTAACACCATCGCTAGAAACTACCGCTCATTTAGATTTGCATGTGCAGTACCAACAGCAAAACGTAGCTCACTTGCCACACGTTAACGGCTCAATTACGCTAGACAATGGCTTTATAAAATTTTTACGCAACAAGCTATTTATTGAATACGGCAAGATACAATTTGTTACCGCACATGCTAACGACCCATTAATCGATTTAGTTGCAAAAAATAGAATTAATAAGTACATGATTAACCTGCAAGTGACAGGCTCTTTGCAAAAACCAAATATTGTTTTAGAATCGGCTCCTGTGCTGACCGAAGAGCAAATTTTGGGACTACTGCTGGCCGGCTCAGAAAATGCAACACTGCAAGCCGACCTGCCAAGTATGATTATGCAAAACCTGCACAACATTGTTTTGGGCAGCAAAGCAGTAATGCCAAAAGCTACTTCGTTTTTTGAAAAAGTTGCACGACCGTTTAAGTACGTACAAATTTCACCAAACTTTACCGACCAAACAGGCCGAGGCGGCATTCGTGGTACTATCTCAATTGATTTAAACAAACAAATACACGCGCAGCTACAAAAGAATTTTAACTTGCAAGATGATTTTGCTTTCCAAGTTGAGTACTTTCTTTCCGACGACGTTAACCTAAAAGTGGTTAAAGATCAGCGCGGTGACCTTGGGTCTGAAGTTGAAGTAAGATTTAAATTTTGA
- a CDS encoding FAM83 family protein, which yields MKKQFRYSALIVLLLLVPSAGWSKSHVYFSPGDKPGTELIKLIDEAKKKIHAAVYMFTDNKIATALINAKKRKVDVQLIVDKTTTECMYGKAYFLQQNGIDVFVYSPLSSKPTGDNPYQKYPPLMHHKFAIIDKKLWTGSFNWTRSANYRNEENALLLSDQALQVQFEERFEMLKQKCVPVGAQQVAPENQEPLRTRMINFLNMLRTAVLVN from the coding sequence ATGAAAAAACAATTTCGTTATAGCGCACTGATTGTTCTCTTATTGCTTGTACCCAGCGCCGGCTGGAGCAAATCACACGTTTATTTTTCGCCCGGCGACAAGCCAGGCACTGAGCTGATTAAACTGATTGATGAGGCAAAAAAAAAGATTCACGCTGCTGTTTACATGTTTACCGACAACAAAATTGCCACCGCACTAATTAATGCAAAAAAAAGAAAAGTTGATGTACAGTTGATTGTAGACAAAACAACCACCGAATGTATGTACGGCAAAGCATATTTTTTACAACAAAATGGTATTGATGTTTTTGTGTACAGCCCGCTTAGCTCTAAGCCAACCGGCGACAACCCGTACCAAAAGTACCCACCACTCATGCACCACAAGTTTGCTATCATCGACAAAAAGCTGTGGACTGGCTCATTTAATTGGACACGCTCTGCCAACTACCGCAACGAAGAAAACGCCCTGCTTTTAAGCGATCAGGCGCTCCAAGTTCAATTTGAAGAACGGTTTGAGATGCTCAAACAAAAATGCGTACCGGTTGGAGCACAGCAGGTAGCTCCCGAAAATCAAGAACCATTGAGAACGCGCATGATAAATTTTTTGAATATGCTGCGTACGGCAGTTCTCGTAAACTGA
- a CDS encoding fructose-6-phosphate aldolase, translated as MQIFIDTANRDLIKEWAATGIIDGVTTNPSTLSKEGQNSKEVLLDICRIVKGDVSIEVVEKEPEAVYKQALEIAQLAPNVVVKIPFAKEYLPVIARLAHEGIKLNITLIFSPVQVLLVAKLGVTYISPFVGRLEDVGGNGIGLVSDAMHIVHEYDLSSKILAASIRTVDHWNAVMAVGADVVTLPPAVLAESVVHPLTLKGIEKFDQDWALLNKKSLL; from the coding sequence ATGCAAATTTTTATTGATACGGCAAATCGTGATTTAATTAAAGAGTGGGCAGCAACCGGCATTATTGACGGCGTTACTACCAACCCAAGCACGCTGAGCAAAGAAGGTCAAAATTCAAAAGAGGTACTGCTCGACATCTGCCGCATAGTGAAAGGCGATGTGAGTATTGAAGTTGTTGAAAAAGAGCCAGAGGCGGTGTACAAGCAAGCGCTTGAAATTGCGCAGTTGGCACCAAATGTAGTTGTCAAAATACCTTTTGCCAAAGAGTATTTGCCTGTCATTGCTCGTTTGGCACACGAAGGCATTAAGCTTAATATAACGTTGATTTTTTCGCCCGTTCAAGTCTTGTTAGTTGCCAAGCTTGGCGTAACCTACATTTCGCCATTTGTTGGCAGGCTTGAAGATGTTGGAGGCAATGGCATTGGCTTGGTGAGTGATGCAATGCACATTGTGCATGAGTATGATCTGAGCAGTAAAATTTTGGCAGCTTCAATTCGCACGGTTGATCATTGGAATGCGGTGATGGCTGTGGGTGCCGATGTGGTAACCTTGCCGCCAGCGGTTTTGGCTGAATCAGTAGTGCATCCATTAACACTCAAGGGCATAGAAAAATTTGACCAAGATTGGGCTTTGCTGAACAAAAAAAGTTTACTGTAA